One Tolypothrix bouteillei VB521301 DNA window includes the following coding sequences:
- a CDS encoding MFS transporter — MLNTFRFRNFSLYYVGQAISLIGTSMTQVATAWLVYHLTNSAWLLGLVGFATQIPTFVLIPLGGIVADRWNRHRILTVAQILGMFKSLSLTWLAVTGTIHIWHIILLSLAQGIVNAVEIPTRQAFLPETVGRENLGNAIALYSSLVSIATMVGPGVAGLLNAAFGSGICFAIDSISYIAVVVALLAMRLAPRKAVVSVRKPLEEFRTSFIYAFRFLPIRWIAIGAALVCFVWGFFLALGPIFAAEVLQGGPNTFGFLMTASSVGTLIGGVYLSRRPHMFGFEKVLVFGPVLMGVSLIVFALSHVLWLSLIALLGAGVGFILQIISGRTVLQLLVTDEMRGQITGLYVMASTGAVPIGNLVAGFLASYIGAANTVIFGASACIVGSLLFMQQLSVFRDLVHQNLSANESYIKEKPPGKKLL; from the coding sequence ATGCTTAATACTTTCCGTTTCAGGAATTTTTCGCTGTACTACGTAGGTCAGGCAATTTCTCTTATTGGAACATCCATGACTCAGGTAGCAACTGCTTGGCTTGTCTATCACCTCACCAATTCTGCTTGGTTGCTGGGTCTGGTGGGTTTTGCTACCCAAATTCCTACTTTTGTTTTGATTCCTTTGGGTGGAATTGTAGCCGATCGCTGGAATCGTCACCGCATTCTCACAGTCGCCCAGATTCTGGGAATGTTTAAGTCTTTAAGCCTAACCTGGCTGGCTGTCACTGGTACAATCCACATCTGGCACATCATACTTCTCTCTTTGGCGCAAGGGATCGTCAATGCTGTTGAGATTCCGACCCGACAAGCATTTTTACCAGAAACAGTTGGGAGGGAAAATCTTGGCAATGCGATCGCCTTATACTCATCCTTGGTTAGCATTGCGACTATGGTTGGACCAGGAGTTGCAGGGTTGTTAAATGCAGCATTTGGATCTGGCATTTGTTTTGCGATTGACAGTATCAGTTATATTGCCGTCGTTGTCGCCCTCCTCGCAATGCGCCTTGCTCCCAGAAAAGCCGTTGTGTCTGTACGCAAACCTCTAGAAGAATTTAGAACAAGCTTTATCTACGCCTTCCGCTTTCTGCCTATTCGGTGGATTGCGATCGGAGCGGCTTTAGTTTGCTTTGTCTGGGGTTTTTTTCTCGCCCTAGGACCCATTTTTGCTGCTGAAGTTCTGCAAGGAGGACCGAATACATTTGGCTTTCTCATGACAGCTTCAAGTGTTGGAACGCTAATTGGTGGAGTTTACTTGAGCAGACGCCCGCATATGTTTGGGTTTGAGAAAGTGTTGGTATTTGGACCAGTTCTCATGGGGGTAAGCTTAATAGTTTTCGCCTTATCTCACGTATTATGGCTTTCACTGATTGCGCTCTTGGGAGCTGGTGTCGGATTTATTCTGCAAATCATTTCGGGTCGCACGGTACTCCAGTTACTGGTTACAGATGAGATGCGCGGTCAAATCACGGGTCTTTACGTTATGGCGTCTACTGGAGCAGTTCCTATAGGCAACTTAGTAGCTGGTTTTTTGGCAAGCTACATTGGTGCTGCTAATACTGTGATCTTTGGTGCTAGTGCCTGTATTGTAGGTTCACTCCTCTTTATGCAGCAGCTTTCTGTCTTTCGAGATCTTGTTCATCAGAATCTCAGTGCTAATGAATCTTACATTAAGGAGAAGCCTCCGGGCAAGAAGCTCCTTTAA
- the aroQ gene encoding gamma subclass chorismate mutase AroQ, with amino-acid sequence MRANHTQKTILLQTIRIFLVLLVMSALVTATLKYYFVSRHQQFHFTNTFAHQQKQVNNLLQLMQQRLIIAHDVARWKWNKKLPIEDRQREQELIAKVRQQAIVYNIHPDTVTAFFQGQIEAGKQIQKADFQAWQRQGIKFFTNTPDLKKNIRPSLDKLNEEFFPVLAEVIPSLGCSSVRESIQSRAPIVLKGNGIEQNVQRTALAPLLEIKGASCPEASP; translated from the coding sequence ATGAGAGCAAATCACACACAAAAGACTATCTTATTGCAAACTATTAGGATTTTTCTAGTGCTATTGGTTATGAGTGCGCTAGTTACGGCAACTTTAAAGTATTATTTTGTCTCGCGTCATCAACAGTTCCATTTTACAAATACATTCGCACATCAACAAAAACAAGTCAACAATTTATTACAGCTTATGCAACAGCGATTGATAATCGCTCATGATGTAGCCAGATGGAAATGGAATAAAAAACTCCCTATAGAAGACCGCCAGCGCGAACAGGAATTAATCGCCAAAGTGCGACAGCAAGCAATAGTTTACAACATTCACCCCGATACAGTGACAGCGTTTTTTCAAGGACAGATAGAAGCTGGAAAACAAATACAGAAAGCTGATTTTCAAGCTTGGCAAAGGCAAGGAATAAAATTTTTTACGAATACCCCAGACTTGAAGAAAAACATAAGACCGTCACTCGATAAATTAAATGAGGAATTTTTTCCTGTACTAGCAGAAGTTATTCCATCCCTTGGTTGTTCTTCAGTACGCGAATCTATTCAATCGCGTGCTCCAATTGTCCTTAAAGGAAATGGTATCGAGCAAAACGTCCAACGTACTGCTCTTGCACCTTTGCTAGAAATTAAAGGAGCTTCTTGCCCGGAGGCTTCTCCTTAA
- a CDS encoding MFS transporter produces MSKYDRAFYRLEKVVDVYKRKTLMGQSHREHFEEGKHKLSSFQIPPALKSLNVCCFVIGESVSFFGSWMTQIALVWMVYQLTNSAVLVGVAGFTNQAMGLVITPLVGVLLDRWNVRYVLLTTQLLSILLSFTLTILTLNGHLNVIWIIAIGTLQGTIKAFDLPARLVTIPRLVENKAETYSAVSIHSFSINTAKFASPMIAGLLLARSGAAACFLIDAVTYIPFISAILTAQIRALPNNSSSQKTPFLKNLKEGFIFAYEFLPIRYTFVLQIVICFMAMTHVNLMPIFTQTILSGNAETMGFLMTASALGSIIAGFYLILRKQVIGLEKVITRSTIILGLGLMLFSRYSNLEICLVLIFLVGMSNTLTLAAIGNFVQSILPDENKRGRVTSIFTTGFLGILPFGNLFFGGLTNQIGVANALFFGGMCCLLGAFYFFRQESKIRSILQSVYIKMGLTATSNQ; encoded by the coding sequence ATGTCCAAGTACGATCGAGCTTTTTACCGCCTTGAAAAGGTTGTAGACGTTTACAAAAGGAAGACACTGATGGGACAAAGTCATAGAGAACATTTTGAGGAAGGCAAACACAAATTGAGTTCTTTTCAAATTCCACCTGCTCTAAAATCTCTAAATGTTTGTTGTTTCGTCATTGGAGAAAGTGTATCTTTTTTTGGCTCATGGATGACCCAAATAGCCTTGGTATGGATGGTTTATCAATTAACCAATTCAGCCGTGCTAGTTGGTGTTGCTGGATTTACCAATCAAGCTATGGGTTTAGTTATTACACCTTTAGTAGGAGTCTTGTTGGATCGCTGGAATGTGCGCTATGTATTACTAACAACTCAGCTACTGTCGATTCTTTTATCTTTTACTCTCACTATTTTGACTCTTAACGGTCATCTTAACGTTATATGGATTATTGCCATTGGTACACTTCAGGGAACAATAAAAGCTTTCGATCTGCCAGCACGGTTGGTAACTATTCCCAGACTAGTGGAGAATAAAGCAGAGACTTACAGCGCGGTTTCAATCCATTCTTTCTCAATTAATACAGCTAAGTTTGCCAGTCCCATGATTGCGGGTTTACTGCTAGCTAGATCGGGAGCAGCAGCTTGTTTTTTAATAGATGCTGTTACCTATATACCCTTTATATCTGCAATTTTAACGGCTCAAATTAGAGCACTTCCTAATAATTCCTCATCTCAAAAAACTCCTTTTTTGAAGAATTTAAAGGAAGGATTCATTTTTGCTTATGAATTTTTACCTATAAGATATACTTTTGTGTTACAAATCGTTATTTGTTTTATGGCAATGACCCATGTTAACCTAATGCCTATTTTTACTCAAACAATATTGTCTGGTAACGCTGAAACTATGGGATTTTTGATGACAGCTTCAGCCCTTGGTTCGATAATTGCAGGTTTTTATCTTATTCTTCGCAAGCAAGTCATAGGGTTAGAGAAAGTGATTACGCGTTCTACAATAATTTTAGGCTTGGGTTTGATGCTTTTTTCTCGCTATAGCAATCTAGAGATTTGTCTGGTTTTAATTTTTTTAGTAGGTATGAGTAATACTTTAACTCTGGCTGCAATTGGTAACTTTGTTCAATCAATTTTGCCTGACGAGAATAAACGAGGTAGAGTGACAAGTATCTTTACAACAGGTTTTTTGGGAATACTGCCTTTTGGTAATTTGTTTTTTGGTGGATTGACAAATCAAATTGGAGTTGCTAACGCTCTATTTTTTGGCGGTATGTGTTGTCTTTTGGGTGCTTTTTATTTTTTCAGGCAAGAGTCTAAAATAAGAAGTATATTACAGTCGGTATATATAAAAATGGGTTTAACAGCAACCAGTAACCAGTAG
- a CDS encoding DUF7219 family protein — MEKSNKQRDLEGFLCPRASYRGKVRPEHLVFNANLQEFSHKVGYIASLQTGGKLEPNEAYEQIRALWKQLKRSKKELGIGNEFLHIQPDLPDDA; from the coding sequence ATGGAAAAATCCAATAAGCAGAGGGATCTGGAAGGATTTCTTTGCCCTCGCGCTAGCTATCGCGGTAAAGTTAGACCAGAGCATCTGGTGTTTAACGCCAATCTCCAAGAATTTTCTCATAAAGTCGGTTACATCGCTAGTCTGCAGACTGGTGGAAAACTCGAACCAAACGAAGCTTACGAACAAATTAGAGCTCTTTGGAAACAGTTAAAACGCAGTAAAAAAGAACTCGGTATTGGAAACGAATTCTTACATATTCAGCCGGACTTGCCAGATGACGCTTGA
- the pyrE gene encoding orotate phosphoribosyltransferase, protein MKAFHKENEIITNKHELAKKIYEVSYLAGSFTLRSGKIANEYFDKYQFCCDPILLDSIVRQMVELIPNGTQVLAGLELGGIPIAVLLSHYSGIPAAFVRKETKKYGTARLSEGTQLSDRKVLIVEDVVTSGGQIVISARQLRELGAQIDSALCVIDRQEGAVDALGSVGIKLLPLLKRDDFS, encoded by the coding sequence ATGAAAGCTTTCCATAAAGAGAATGAAATCATAACAAATAAACACGAATTGGCAAAGAAAATTTACGAAGTTTCTTATCTTGCTGGGTCTTTCACTCTACGATCTGGGAAGATAGCAAATGAGTACTTTGATAAGTATCAATTTTGTTGCGATCCTATCTTGCTTGATTCTATTGTTAGGCAAATGGTCGAGCTCATTCCAAACGGTACTCAAGTACTTGCAGGTCTGGAACTTGGCGGTATTCCCATTGCGGTGCTTCTATCACATTACTCTGGGATACCTGCTGCTTTTGTCCGGAAAGAGACAAAGAAATATGGAACTGCTCGTTTAAGCGAAGGAACGCAACTCAGCGATCGCAAAGTTTTGATTGTAGAAGACGTAGTTACCTCTGGAGGTCAGATTGTCATCTCAGCCCGTCAACTCCGGGAACTTGGTGCTCAAATTGATTCGGCACTTTGCGTTATTGACAGGCAAGAAGGTGCTGTTGACGCACTGGGATCTGTTGGTATCAAGCTGCTTCCTTTACTCAAGCGAGATGACTTTTCTTAA